One window of Streptococcus suis genomic DNA carries:
- a CDS encoding RluA family pseudouridine synthase has product MKIDIRIPQAFPELTVKEVLEDYFLIPRKIRHFLRTKKHVTINGQTVNWQSSIAPGDLLELTFDEEDYPEKTIPMGQADLVEELYQDEHLIIVNKPEGMKTHGNEPTEIALLNHVSAYVGQTCYVVHRLDMETSGAILFAKNPFILPILNRLLEDKVIYRDYLALCQGHLKQESWTITDKIGRDRHDRRKRLVDHRKGQEAVTYVKQLEKVGKNSLISCRLETGRTHQIRVHLAHHGHALIGDPLYSKVSAPRLMLHAARLSLTHPLTLEEIRVEARSGSFEKELKKS; this is encoded by the coding sequence ATGAAAATTGACATTCGCATTCCCCAAGCCTTTCCAGAATTGACTGTCAAAGAAGTCTTGGAAGATTATTTTCTCATTCCCAGAAAAATCCGCCACTTCCTCCGCACCAAAAAACACGTCACCATCAATGGGCAAACCGTTAACTGGCAGAGTTCCATTGCTCCCGGTGACCTGCTAGAATTGACCTTTGATGAGGAAGATTATCCGGAAAAGACGATTCCTATGGGACAGGCAGACTTGGTCGAAGAGCTCTATCAAGATGAACATCTGATTATCGTTAACAAGCCCGAAGGAATGAAGACCCACGGCAATGAGCCGACGGAAATCGCCTTGCTCAACCATGTATCAGCTTATGTCGGTCAAACCTGCTATGTGGTCCACAGGCTGGATATGGAGACCAGCGGAGCCATTCTTTTTGCCAAAAATCCCTTTATCCTGCCCATTCTCAACCGTCTCTTAGAGGATAAGGTCATCTATCGCGATTATCTAGCCCTCTGCCAAGGTCATCTCAAGCAGGAGAGTTGGACCATTACAGACAAAATCGGGCGCGACCGTCATGATCGCAGGAAACGATTGGTCGATCACCGCAAGGGTCAGGAGGCTGTCACTTATGTCAAACAACTGGAAAAAGTCGGCAAGAACAGCCTGATTTCCTGCCGCTTAGAAACTGGACGCACCCACCAAATCCGCGTCCACCTAGCCCACCACGGTCATGCCCTCATTGGCGACCCACTCTATAGCAAAGTCAGCGCTCCCCGCCTCATGCTCCACGCAGCCCGCCTCAGCCTGACCCACCCACTGACACTCGAAGAAATTAGAGTAGAAGCAAGGTCGGGGAGTTTTGAGAAAGAACTGAAAAAAAGCTGA